From the Corticium candelabrum chromosome 2, ooCorCand1.1, whole genome shotgun sequence genome, one window contains:
- the LOC134198455 gene encoding uncharacterized protein LOC134198455 isoform X2, with translation MTEESRLVEIGVKKMGARLRLIERIEELKTQITEVQEKSESAPMDFNCMSNFYGTLPKERQAFLKAHRPWLYNQYMHSKRFIRSEVRKHFPIATTFASAGEQEKLEGLVKNLEIGIRYHAIQTTREARRRQKEKARRPNGAEETTKSSLNDRLAHKTAVTAHNVDEHESSNDPEEDGQPAACSGETRHSRKRPADAALEEPPPRIFSCSSMGRGRRGERQSLDSLGIAPTDTSDLTATNDNHPGDELSQRDSNIIVAAVLKLPSVKDAVMGKLRLLARQLGVPRYSSKDKNWLVLELARLSVQQGWIKNLGNKDVLSPENVSVTRYFE, from the exons ATGACAGAAGAGTCCAGACTTGTAGAAATTGGAGTAAAAAAGATGGGGGCAAGACTCAGACTTATAGAGAGAATTGAAGAACTGAAGACACAAATAACGG AAGTACAAGAGAAAAGCGAATCAGCACCAATGGACTTCAATTGCATGTCAAACTTCTATGGCACGCTACCAAAGGAACGGCAAGCGTTTCTGAAAGCCCACCGTCCTTGGCTGTACAACCAGTACATGCACA GCAAACGATTCATCAGAAGTGAAGTGCGCAAACACTTCCCCATCGCCACCACATTTGCGTCGGCGGGAGAGCAAGAGAAGCTGGAAGGGCTGGTCAAGAACCTTGAAA TTGGAATCCGCTACCATGCCATCCAGACTACTAGAGAAGCTAGGAGACGTCAGAAAGAAAAGGCGAGAAGACCGAAC GGGGCTGAAGAAACGACCAAAAGCTCCCTCAACGACAGGTTGGCTCACAAGACTGCTGTGACAGCTCACAACGTGGACGAGCACGAGTCTAGTAATGACCCTGAGGAGGATGGACAACCAGCTGCATGTTCTGGCGAAACCAGACATAGCAGAAAACGACCAGCAGATGCAGCATTGGAAGAGCCGCCGCCGAGAATTTTTTCTTGCTCATCGATGGGAAGAGGTCGCCGTGGCGAAAGACAATCCCTAGACAGCCTAGGGATCGCTCCGACGGACACGAGCGACCTCACGGCAACGAATGACAACCATCCTG GAGATGAATTGTCGCAGCGGGACAGCAACATCATCGTGGCTGCAGTCTTGAAGCTGCCAAGCGTCAAGGACGCAGTCATGGGCAAGCTTCGTCTTCTAGCTAGGCAGCTAGGAGTACCACGCTACTCGTCCAAAGACAAAAATTGGCTAGTTCTGGAGCTAGCCAGGCTGTCGGTTCAACAGGGCTGGATAAAGAACCTTGGGAACAAGGACGTTCTTTCACCCGAGAACGTTTCTGTTACACGCTATTTTGAATAG
- the LOC134198455 gene encoding uncharacterized protein LOC134198455 isoform X1, producing MTEESRLVEIGVKKMGARLRLIERIEELKTQITEVQEKSESAPMDFNCMSNFYGTLPKERQAFLKAHRPWLYNQYMHSKRFIRSEVRKHFPIATTFASAGEQEKLEGLVKNLESKCSVPEIGFGLVGIRYHAIQTTREARRRQKEKARRPNGAEETTKSSLNDRLAHKTAVTAHNVDEHESSNDPEEDGQPAACSGETRHSRKRPADAALEEPPPRIFSCSSMGRGRRGERQSLDSLGIAPTDTSDLTATNDNHPGDELSQRDSNIIVAAVLKLPSVKDAVMGKLRLLARQLGVPRYSSKDKNWLVLELARLSVQQGWIKNLGNKDVLSPENVSVTRYFE from the exons ATGACAGAAGAGTCCAGACTTGTAGAAATTGGAGTAAAAAAGATGGGGGCAAGACTCAGACTTATAGAGAGAATTGAAGAACTGAAGACACAAATAACGG AAGTACAAGAGAAAAGCGAATCAGCACCAATGGACTTCAATTGCATGTCAAACTTCTATGGCACGCTACCAAAGGAACGGCAAGCGTTTCTGAAAGCCCACCGTCCTTGGCTGTACAACCAGTACATGCACA GCAAACGATTCATCAGAAGTGAAGTGCGCAAACACTTCCCCATCGCCACCACATTTGCGTCGGCGGGAGAGCAAGAGAAGCTGGAAGGGCTGGTCAAGAACCTTGAAAGCAAGTGCTCTGTGCCAGAAATCGGGTTTGGGTTAG TTGGAATCCGCTACCATGCCATCCAGACTACTAGAGAAGCTAGGAGACGTCAGAAAGAAAAGGCGAGAAGACCGAAC GGGGCTGAAGAAACGACCAAAAGCTCCCTCAACGACAGGTTGGCTCACAAGACTGCTGTGACAGCTCACAACGTGGACGAGCACGAGTCTAGTAATGACCCTGAGGAGGATGGACAACCAGCTGCATGTTCTGGCGAAACCAGACATAGCAGAAAACGACCAGCAGATGCAGCATTGGAAGAGCCGCCGCCGAGAATTTTTTCTTGCTCATCGATGGGAAGAGGTCGCCGTGGCGAAAGACAATCCCTAGACAGCCTAGGGATCGCTCCGACGGACACGAGCGACCTCACGGCAACGAATGACAACCATCCTG GAGATGAATTGTCGCAGCGGGACAGCAACATCATCGTGGCTGCAGTCTTGAAGCTGCCAAGCGTCAAGGACGCAGTCATGGGCAAGCTTCGTCTTCTAGCTAGGCAGCTAGGAGTACCACGCTACTCGTCCAAAGACAAAAATTGGCTAGTTCTGGAGCTAGCCAGGCTGTCGGTTCAACAGGGCTGGATAAAGAACCTTGGGAACAAGGACGTTCTTTCACCCGAGAACGTTTCTGTTACACGCTATTTTGAATAG
- the LOC134198227 gene encoding uncharacterized protein LOC134198227, whose amino-acid sequence MGLLRVLEAMNIMDNTVSRCALERLDHKKEAGLTHKEKPEVKKRRQVLRGHRKKRQDHAERTKEPSYEAGAFACGDQPDSDRPGPSGVGRSQSQNRRAIKAKQPARKSKKRPRPPEDSDADDASSLPVDAQPTRKSTRTRHPMSRLCIDYQYDDDDDD is encoded by the exons ATGGGTCTCCTGAGAGTTCTAGAGGCAATGAATATCATGGACAACACGGTGTCTCGTTGTGCTCTAGAACGTCTCGATCACAAGAAGGAAGCAGGACTAACACACAAGGAGAAACCAGAAGTGAAGAAGCGGAGGCAGGTCCTTCGTGGACACCGCAAGAAGCGCCAGGATCATGCGGAACGGACTAAGGAACCATCTTACGAAGCAG GTGCTTTCGCGTGCGGTGACCAACCTGACTCTGACCGACCGGGTCCATCTGGTGTTGGAAGGAGTCAGTCGCAGAACCGACGGGCCATCAAAGCGAAGCAACCTGCGAGGAAATCAAAGAAGAGACCTCGTCCTCCAGAGGACAGTGATGCCGATGACGCTTCTTCCTTGCCTGTGGATGCACAGCCAACAAGGAAATCGACTCGTACCAGACATCCTATGAGTCGATTATGTATTGACTATcaatatgatgatgatgacgatgattgA